The Pongo pygmaeus isolate AG05252 chromosome 20, NHGRI_mPonPyg2-v2.0_pri, whole genome shotgun sequence sequence AACATGTTTTCTAGAAAGAATTTTAAGAATCATAATTTTAGCAAATTTTGAAAATCCTTCATCTTCTACTTCAAAAAATGGTTGGCAGTGTTGTGCAATCAATTTTACAGCTTTAAGATTTTAGCTTCACTaactcaaaactataaagaatttttttaaagtatgtttataAAATCTGTTGTTTTGAAGTTTGATTAGTGAGAACAAAATGTGTTTGGGGAATCTGATTTCCaacacttttctattttttttcatgcTCTTTGCACCCATTATGATGTCTGGATCAAAGACGATTTAGCACAGAAGTTGTTACACATGATTTTAGAGAGTTTCATTTCTACTTCAAGAAATTTAAGTAAGCAAAATTGCCAATCTTTTTGAAATTCATCCTCACAAATGTGAACAATTTTCAGATAACACTTTTTCTAAAAAGATACACAGCCTAAATGTAAATAACTAAAAAACATCAAATACAGTCATCAAAGATTATTTTCGTTAATAATATGAATGGTAGAATACCAAAAAATTCTACAAGGGAGGCTGCCTGTCACAAAAATGATCTCTGGATTTCCATGGAATctaatctttgctgttctgactcatgttattattgatatttttacaATCACTTGCCAGTTCCAAGAGGAGACAATATTCTTTCTAATGGCATTTAACTAAAGCACTCTTAATCTTCATACCAACACTCAGTCTATTTCCCGAGTTGTATAATTATGCGGAAGTTCTCAGTAATTCTTTTTGGACCTGAAAGGCATGGTGTAATGGATAGAGTGCCCCCAGGACTGAACCACTGGTTCATCCCAGCTGCTGTGAGTGTTGATTGCTGACAGCTGGCAGCACTCCCTTGTAAGGATTGCCTCAGAGCAAGGGAGCTGCCTCACCCAGTCACAGACCCTTCCTGGGTCAGCTCACATCCAACGACTGCTCTGTTAAATCAGCGGTGTTTATGCTGGAGGCCATGAGCCTGTTTATGCTGGAGGCCATGAGCCTGAGGTTTTCTCCATACTTTGAGTTCCTACCTAATAAATAGCAACCTAACTCAGTATGTAAACAAACCGAAATGTAACTTAGTAGTATACTTTTTGTAACAAATGGCAAGGTTCCAGCCAATCACAAACAGCCAAGCTTCAACCAATCACAGGCAGCTAACTGATCATATCCGTgcccaaataaggcaaatgcctagCTGTAGCCAACCAGATGATTTCTCTACTTTGCTTCTGTGTTCAGCTTATACAAGCTCACTGCTCTTCTGAGTGTTGCCCTACTCATGAATTGTTGTCTACTCAAATAAACTGTGTTCAATTCAATttgtctgaagtttttcttttaataggtcAGTGAGTGGTATAAAGGCCCAGTCCCCTTTCCCTGATTCAGGACATCTCTGTGGAGCCATCTAGCTATAGAGTTTCCTGTAGGATTGGCTGGGGCTTCTGTTATGACTGCATAGTAGTTCACCTTCTCCCACTGCCTAATGCTACTTCCTTCACTCCCCTACAAGTGTGAATCCTGAGAGCAGGAAATTAATAGGGGTGTTCTCAGGATTCACACTTGTAGGGGAGCTCTAACCTCTGCTTCAGAGTCGGTTTCCTGAAGAATCATCTGTAACTTAAAGGCTTTCACAATCACCATTATTTATTTCAGCCTCTTACTCctgtaattatataattacacacacatttatacttTGATAAAAATTTAACTTTGAACACACACACGATTTTCACTCCAAGCTACATTAGAATGCTTAAATTTGAAAGTGACTATTAAGATTTTAAAGTTAGGAACATGATTTGTTCATATTTCTAATGTTATTGCGCTAGTTAGATAGGCTGGTAACCCAATCTATCATGTATTCATCATGACCACACAAGTTCAGGGATGCCAGAAATGAACTTCAAATTGGCACTCAATGGTTCCACCTCCAAAAGACTGAGGTGAGATCAAAgtcaaatagaaaaaattaaacaaatactgAGGCTGAAGCTGAATCTTAATGCAACCCAACTATGTgcctgtttgtgtgtgtatgtatgtttactTAAGCATGAAGTAAAGAATGACAAGACACACAGATAAACATGGATACTATATTGTTTTTCTAGGGCTGTTGTAATAAAGTATTATAAACtgagcagcttaaaacaacagaaattgtcCAGGCGTGGtgtatcatgcctgtaatcccagcaccttgggagactgagggcgggcagatcacttgaggtcaggcgtttgagaccagcctagccgacatggtaagatcctgtctctactaaaaatacaaaaattagccaggtgtggtggcaggtgactgtagtcccagctacttgggaggctgaggcaggagaatcgcttgagcccaggagatggagactgcagtgagccaagatcatgccactgcactccagcctgggtgacagagggagactccatctcaaaacaaacaaacaagcaaaaacagaaatgtattctctcacagatGTGGAGGCTAGAAGTTGGAAATGAAGGTATCAGCAGGACCAGCTTCCTCTGTAGGCCCCTTGGTTTCTtgttctagcttctggtggttgccagtcATCCTTGGTGttttttggcttgtagatgcagcACTTGAatctctctgcctccatcatcacatggccttcttcccaagtattttctctgcatcttcaaATATCTCTCTCCTTATCAGAttaccagtcattggatttagggcccactctaatccagtatgccttcattttaacttgattacatctgtaaAAGCTCTCAaagaaggtcacattcacaggtacagGGGATTCAAACTTTAACATATATATTTGGTGGGGTGGGGACACAATTTAACTCACAACAGGTATGACATATAACTTTGGGAGGAGAAGCACCTGGTGAATGGGTAGGAAGGGAGGGGTCAATCAAggtaaccaaagaaaaaaataaatgaggatgGGAAAGAATATAGTAAAAATATCTTCATAAGAATAAATTGCCctgttaatataaaattatgtgcatgtgtatgaatAAATTAGAATAAAGAGCTAGCTCTGTATTAATTTGTAGGCATAACATTCGattattcttttatatggcttattgtgtgccaggcactgttttaagcactttccATACATTAACTCCTTTAATCCTTATGTCTCAACCCATGAtacaggtactattattattacacccattttactgatgatgaAACTGAGACATAGAGAGACATAACTAGTAAAATGgctgagccaggattcaaacctgggCCATCAGGCTTCAGAATCTGTGCTTTTAATCACCTTGGTACATATAGTATGACTCTGTTCTTCAGAAACTAAAACAATATATGTGTGTAcaaatgcatatgtatacatttatattttagaagaCATAAAATAAAGTATCGagatcaaaaataaaatcttggatTCTAACCAGCTCTGTCAGGGCTCACAGACGAATGAATGATATTCTGGTTGGCCTATTTTGTGTCATATACCCAGATGCCCAGACtaggtttttttggggggagaaggAGGGGCATTAGTGCTTGGACATTCTTGTCAGAGTCATGTGGAGTGGGTTACTTAAAGGAAAGAGATGATCTATTACCAGAGGTAGGAGGAGATAGCAGCTGATGGACTTGCAAAAACTATAACTAGTCCTGTCTCCTTGAACCTCAGTGTAACCTTCCCTACCTTTTTCTTAGATGTAAACAGCAGAGCAGCTGAAGGTCCTTCACTCATCAAACAAAAACAAGGTATGGCCCAAGGTGAAGAGAAAGGCTATAGGGAAACCCTCCCCAAAACATCACACCCATTTTCCCATGCCCTTTGTTCAGAAAATAATTAATTGTGGAAATGAGATCTGttgcctccccacttcccccgGCCCAGACCCGACAAAAAtggggaccctgtctctacttccTACAAGTCTACCAGGGGCAAGTTACCATTTGGGGTTATTTAATAGTGTAATAGGAGAATCTGCTGCTTTTAgttcaggggtgtccaatctttcaGCTTCCCTAGGCCaaattggaagaattgtcttgggctgcacataaaatacattaacactaatgatagctgatgagctttaaaaaaattgcaaaagaaaaaaaaacctcaatgttttaagaaagtttatgaatgtgtgttgggccacattcaaagccatcctgggccacatgaggcccatgggctgtgggttggacaagcttgatttagATCATCTCGTGATTTTAGGCTCTGCCAGTGTGGGGATTATCCCACCTGTAGGGATTATGTGGTGCTCTAGGATTATCTTGGGTTTGGGGTTGATCCCCCCACATGGAAGGATTGTTTGGTGGTGCTATCGGATTATCTTGGTTTTAGGGTTGATCCCTCACATGGAAGGATTCTCTGCTACTTTGATGTTCCTCATGACCCAGTGCCGCCTGTTCTATAGTATCAACGTGTAAGTCCTTGACTCAGACCTAATTCAAGGTAGGTTAAGGTGTCTTCCTGTCTACCAGTTCCTGTTTCAGGAACTTGGGATGACCTTGTGAAGGGTAGGaagtttctattttcctttgaAGTGCTGTTCCAAGAGGTAATAATAGTGGAACTTGAGTTTCAGCAGTTGATGAGAATGGTGGCCCCTGTGTCTAAGAAGTATGAGAATTACAATATTGGGTAGCAGAGACTGATAAGGATGGTGACATAGGTTGAgcatcccttatccaaaatactTGAGACAGAAAGTGTttcaggtttgatttttttattttgtattttggactattttcatatatataaaatcagatatttggggatgagacccaagtccaaacacaaaattcatttgttttcatttcatttatatatgcCTTCTACGCATagcctgaagataattttatacaatatctttgtgcatgaaacaaggttttttgtttgtttgttttaagacagggtctcactctatcaaccaggctggagtgcagtggcaccgtcacagctcactgcagcctcaacttcctgggctcaagcaatcctcccacctcaacctccctagtagctgggagaagaggcatgcatcaccatgccctgctaagttttaaattttttattgtagagatgggaatcccactatgttgcccaggctggtctcaaattcctggactcaagtgatcctcctgccttagcctcccaaagggctggattacagacataagccactgtgcccagccctgtgaaacaaagttttgactgtaaTCTATCACATGAGATCAAGTGATGGAATGAAATTTTTCACTTCTGGcgtcatgtcagtgctcaaaaagtttttgATTCAGATTcaagatttttggattagggatgcacAACCTGTACTTGTGTGCCAATGTCTGATGGGAATGGTGGCCCCCTGTCTCAGGGAGTGAAGGGAATGATGGATCCTGAGTTCTGGATATTTGTAGGAATTGCAGTAGCTGAGTCTTATGTGCTGAGAGATTTGGAGCCCTGTATTTCAGAGAATGAAGGAACCAGTGGTCTCTGTGACTTGCTAACTGatgagaacagaacagaggccttatGTTTCAGAAACTAATGGGAATTATGGTCACTGTTCCTGGGGGCTTAAGCAAGTCCCAGCCTAATCCACAAGCCATTTGTTATTCACtcatctcttcattcattcacttagcaaACATTTTCCTGAGCCCCTTTTCTGAGCCATGCCTGGGTGGAGTGATATTGAGGACACAGAGATGACTCAGACCCAGACCATGCCCTCAGTAAGTTCCCAAAGACAGACCCAGACGTAGAAAATCACAACACAACAGGATCAGGGCCAGGACAAGGACTGTGATGTGGTGCCTGTCCTGATCTGTCTACAGGGCATCCAAGGTGAATGTAGAATGACAGTAACTCCAGATTGTAAGTGAAAGTGAGGGGTCTGACAAAGGGTCCTTCTTAATCATACATGAATTTGTGTGCATGACAAGTTTAAATGTACCCAGTGTCAATCCTTAGAAATAGCAAATTTTCCTAGAGCCAGCCCACCCCAAAGAAGGAGCCAGagaggcctgggtttgaatctctaGCTCTATCACATACTTTGTGAGCTTGGGCAACTCCCTATTCAGAACCGCATCCTATTCAGTATTCCATCCTTACAATTGGGATAATAATAGTTTCTAATAATAAGGTTTCTGTGTAATCAATGATACAATGTATAACAAATACTCATTCCAGGAACTGGCTCCAAGTAGTCGTTCAATAAAGGGTAtctgttgtcattattattatcccattgTTAGTAATTATCAACAAATTTTAAAGGATCTAGAAGTAAGCATTTATCGAATATCTGGGTTTAGAGGCTTAAAAGCATTGGacaaaatcactttaaaaatcagcaaatttgggccaggtgtggtggctcagccaaggtgagaggatcacttgaggtcagaagttcaagaccagtccagcaaacgtggcaaaaccccatctctacaaagtatacaaaaattaaccgggcctggtggcgcatgcctgtagttccagccacgtgggaggctgaggtgggagaatggcttgaacctgggaggcagaggttgcagtgatctgagataatgccactgcactccagcctgggcaatccacctcaaaaataaataaataaataaataaataaataaatcagtaaatctGAATATGCATAGGCATTAGTTTCTTGACATAAAAAAACCTCCCAATCTCCCAATTAACTGAATACACTAGGAATAAATCgatgaatacaatggaatattatatcgCCATTAAAATGAATGAGGAGGTTCTATACACCTAGATATGGGAGGATCTTTGGatatcatgtaaaaaaaaaaaaacaaggtgcaGAATAATGTGATCCTATCAGGGGACAGAAAAGAGGAGGGTGGTATATATGTGCATAGAACGTATAAAATTCCTCTGGAAAGATACATAAGAAATTAGTGAATATATGCTCTCCCCAGAGAGAACTGGGTGGCTGGAGGataggaagggagggagatgCACTGTTGAAAGCCCAGCACCATGCATCCTGAACGTTTTCCCTAAAACGTTTCCCTAAAACGTTTCCCTGAACGTTCTCCCTGGCTCTTAACGTCCACTAAGTTCTCAGATGCCCACAGCATCTCTCTTCTctaccctcttcttcctcctggtTCCCCATTGAAAACAACTCCTGCCCCATCCGTTCCTGGGCCAGACTCGGGGAGTTGTAGCTTTCCTACCTGTTTCCCGCCCACAGGTTCCTGTTCTCTGCCCCCAGTGCCCAGCAGTCTCCAGCCATCTCCAGCTCCTCACATTCCTGCCccaccccttcctctccccaggtCCTAGCCCGCAAACTGCAGGGAGGGggcctcctccccagcctccaccAGTCTCTCTCTCCAGTGCACACAGCCTCAGCGGGGTCTGACATTCAGCTATAACCGTGTCCCCGCCCCTTGCTCACAGCCTTCCAGGGCTCCCTGTCACCCTCAGAAGGCTAAGTTCCCAGCCTGGCCTGAAACTCCCTAAGAATCACCCCGCCCGCTCGCCCCAGCCTCATCTCCTGTGCTCCTTGGCTCCTGGCTTCGGAGGCTCCAGTCAGACTTAAGGGCTTTGTTGTCCTCCCAGCACCTCCTTGGTTTCCTGCCTTGGGCCTTCGCTTcagctgtgccctctgcctggaagggCCTTAGTGGAGGTCATGCCACAACCACGCCTTCTCTGGAGGTCCTCTCTGCCGTCTCCAGCTGCCAGGATTCCTCCCGCCCTGGGCTCTCACAGCCTCTGGCCTCTCCCTGTGTCATACCCAGATCACCAGGGATTGGGACTGTCTGCGGCTGGCTCTGTCTCTTCCATTACACTGTGAGCTCCATCTGCAAGGGCAGATTCGGGTCTGATTCACCTTTGAGTCCccagtgggtgggggtgggggggtggagaTACCAAAGCTGGTGGGGGCGAAGCTGGGAGAgcaggaagggggagagagagacgggCAGACCCTGACTGGTtcggggagagaagggaggagaaagcgagagagaggaagaacagagacacagagacagggagggagggagagaaacagagaaaagggaagaataaaTGGGAGACACAGAAGCcccacaggcagagaaagaggatGGAGATAGGGAGAGGGCGAAAGGAAGGACAGATGTGCAGAGACAGAAGGGAGGACAGAcggaaagagacacagagaggcagCAAAAGCAACCAAGAATGACaggagcagagaggaggagggaaagagggagagagagagagacagagagaaagagagagaagggagggagggagagagggagagagggagcgagagagcgagagagcACGCACAGAGCGAGGAGGAGGcgcaggagagaagagggagggaggccaGCGAGGGACAGGACAGGGCGGAGAGGCGGAGGGGAGCTAGGGAAAGCCGGGGAGGAGCGAGACTGGCCGAGGGAGGAGGGCGGGCGAGGCGGGAGCgccggccgccgccgcctcccGGCCTCTTTTGTCCCTTCCCTCCTCTGCGTCAGGCTCCCCTGGCCCGGCCTCCCCCTCccgctccctcctcctccccgggGCTGGATGGAATTTTTTCCCCTGGACCTGGGCCAGCTCCGGGGCAGGGGGGAAGCCAGGCCGGACTGGGCTGGGCGGTGGGGAGGGGCCGGGGCGGGGGGCCCCCTGGGGAGGGGGCTGGTCCGACGGCCGCGCCGCCGGCGGGGTCCGGGGAGGGGGAGCCCCGGGCCGCAGAGCCGGGGAGGAGGCGACGGCCGCAGGGAGtcggggagaagggaaggaggatggCGGGGACGgcgggaggaaggggagaggccGCCGTGCGGCGAAGGCGGGGAGAGGATGGAGAGCGTTCGGCGGCGGTGGGGCCCGGCCTGCGGGCCCGGGGCGGCGGAGGAGACCCCTTCCCTGCGACGCGGGAGCCGCGGGAGCCGTGAGTCTGCGGAAAgggagggtggggggctggggcccGGACTCCTGGGTCCCTGAGGGAGGAGCACCCGGGGGCCTGGATTTCTGGGTTCTTGGAGgaggagttgggggtggggggggtgggggggctgggAACCCGGACTCCTGAATCCTTGAAGGAGGGGGCTGGGACCTGGATCCCGGGGTCCAGAAGCTGGAGAAGGCTGGGgacacttcctggattcaagagggaggacagagatgGGGGCTGGGGCTGGTAGGATCGTGGCTGGAGGAGACTAGGGGCGAGCTGCCCGAGCCCTCGGGGGAGGTGGAGGAAGACTGGCTTTGGAGTGCCTGCGGCAGCGGAAGGGTTAACGTCTggctggaggggagggggaggggcagggatggGGCTGCGGGGCTTTGCGGGGTCAAGGGTGAGCCGTGCCAGTGGGAGGGGGccgaggaggagggggaggttgtCTGGGCTGCCAGACAGGCCAGGGTCAGCGGCGGGGGCAGGAGAtgtctggaggaggagaggcccaGCATCCATGCTCCCTCGGGGACCCGGGATTCCAGgtcccagccccctcctccctcagatctGGGAGTACACCACCCAGTCCCCCACCCATTCCAAAATCCGAGCGCCCAGCCCCCTTTTTTCCAGGATCCAGGAGTCTGAGCCCCCAGTCTGTTCCTCTCAGACCAGGGAATCCACACTCCAGCCCCTAACCCCTTCAAAACCCCAGAGTTCAGAACCTCAGCCCCTCTTCCCAAGGAGCGCGGCCCCCAACcctctgttcctctagaacccaAGCGTCCAGGCTCCGGCATCTTTCTCCCTTTGAAGCCTGCAGTTCTGGGGatccccaggcccctcctcctCCGGAACCCAGGAGTCCCCACCTCCTCTTTAGCCCCAGCTGGAGTCCAGCCCTCCAGGGGTTAAGGGGGCGGGACCAGCTGGTTGCCATGGTGCCAGACTGTTTGGGTCTGCTCTCTGACCCTTGGGGGCTCCCCAGGGTCcgcagagaggaggagggggaccTAGGCCTGGGGGAAGTCCAGAGCCTACCCCTTCCCCAAAGCCGGCCTATGGGCCCAGGGAGTTCGCGTTTCCACCAACGCCTTGTccagtgaccttgaacaagtcctGACCCTTCTCTCtccgcctcagtttccccaaggaGACACTGGTTGGCGGGTGGGGGAGATGCTTAGGTCCCGGGAATCTTTGAGATTCTCGgcttcccctctcccctcaccctcctcctcagGCCCCAGGCAGCCCCGGGGCATGCTGGGAACCCAGGCCTGGGCTCCGGGCCAGGTTGGTgttggggggggtgggggcgggggcagcctcctcccttccccttcctccccacctTGGCCTGACTCTCGCCCCCGCCTGAGGGTCTGGGAGgttgggaaggagggaagggggaagagagCTGGGACCGTAGACCCGTCTCCGGCCCCCGCCTCCCCCTTTCCTTCTCCGCCCCTTTCCcgcctctcctccccctcctcagcAGGTCGCTACCCCAGCCCTGGGCCCCTTCTcaaaccacccccaccccacccccagctccagacCTGGCTGGAGCTgcgagggggagggagagagggaaggagaaaagagagagagagaagggagggagacccaaagagagaagggggaggggaggagagagagagacctaagagggagggaaggagagagagagggagagaaagggaaagagacagagacagagagagcaggagacagagctgagggatggagagagggaaggggcggAGGGAGAGGAAGTGAGGAAAGACATCCGAAAAAAGGGGGTGGAGAAGGGTGAGAAAGAGACTGAGAGAGGgccagagagaatgagagagacaaagagggggaagggggagaaggggaggatgAAAGACAGAAGgtagaggaaaagaaggagaaagagggggagagagggaaggaaacaggagcaggcagaggagagaggcgatggggagagagagaagccagCGCAGAGCCACGGAGGGATGTCCTGATGCAGGAGGAGGCTGGGAACcagggaaggtggaaagaaagagggagagagagaaaaaggcaggGCCAGAGAGAACTGGACTGCGAGAAAGGAACGGGAAAGTGCGCCTGGAGAAGGGGCAGCGAGAACCAGACAGtccaggaggaggggctgggcacggGAGAGACCCCAGCTGGAGGGGCTCTGagcccagggctggggagggtgggTGCTGGGTCCCGGGGTCCAGAAGCTGGTGAAGGCTGGGgacacctcctggattcaagagggaggacagagatgGGGGCTGGGCCGACTTTGGGAgcctcttcccctctctgaggCTCAGCCCCCTCACCTGCCAAATGGGGATGCTGAGGGCACCTCGCTGTCTGGACTGGGAAGTGTCAGAGAGAGGACTGGTGCTCAGGGCCTGGCATGGGGTCAGCGCTGGGGGATTGTGGCTGTCATAGTTGTAAATGACCCaaagaagggaggagagaggaaagaaggcacCTAGGGAGGCTTTGATGGTTGACTAGCCCCTGGCCTCCTTAGCCCTGGGCATGGAGTCTCTGCAGACTGACAGGAGGGTAGGTAGGAAGCAGGTGTGCCCAAAGGGCCAAATTACAAGACAAATGAGGTTCCCTCCCAGCCGGCACCCAGGAAGCCAGGTTTTCTATCGGGCCATGCCTTCTCCAGGAGGCCTGCCTGgcgggagggaggaggggctgggggcggggacTCCTGGGTCTCTGGGGAGAAGGGGGCTTTGGATCTGGACTCCTGAgtctgagggaggaaggggctgAGTCCTTGGATTCTAGGAACATTTGGGGAGAAAAGGGCCAGGGGCCTGGATTCCTGGGTCTCTGGTGAGGAAGGGCCTAGACTTCTGGGTTCTTTAGGGAGGAGGGGGATGAGGGCCTTGACTCCAGAGTCCCTGATGAGGAAGGGGCtgagggcctggactcctgggttccTTGGGGAGGAGGGGCCGGGGGCCCGGACTCCTGGGTCCTGGCACCCACCCGTAGAACCGACCTTGCGGGGCCTTCGCCGCACACAAGCTCGTGTCTGTGGGTCCGTGTCGGGGGCTCACCATCGCGGCTGGGGCCTCCCCGGCCCTCCCCCCCATCCCTGGTCCTCCTggtccctgtctgtctgtctgtcgggTCTGTCCACCTGCCGCGCCCCccgggctgaggtaggaggttgTATAGTTGAGGAGGACACCCAAGGAGATCACTATACGGCCTCCTAGCTTTCCCCAGGCTGCGCCCTGCACGGGACGGGGCCCGGCGGGGACCCCCAGCCCCACTCGGGGACCCTTAGCCCCACTGGGCTGCCCCAGGGACCCTGGGAGGAGGAGCC is a genomic window containing:
- the SPACA6 gene encoding sperm acrosome membrane-associated protein 6 isoform X6, which translates into the protein MGDTEAPQAEKEDGDRERAKGRTDVQRQKGGQTERDTERQQKQPRMTGAERRRERGRERETERKREKGGRERGREGARERESTHRARRRRRREEGGRPARDRTGRRGGGELGKAGEERDWPREEGGRGGSAGRRRLPASFVPSLLCVRLPWPGLPLPLPPPPRGWMEFFPLDLGQLRGRGEARPDWAGRWGGAGAGGPLGRGLVRRPRRRRGPGRGSPGPQSRGGGDGRRESGRREGGWRGRREEGERPPCGEGGERMESVRRRWGPACGPGAAEETPSLRRGSRGSHYDERSHLHDTFTQMAHALQELAAAQGSFETAFPDAAEKMKKVITQLKEAQACIPPCEGVCESRSKPIGILEGGEE
- the SPACA6 gene encoding sperm acrosome membrane-associated protein 6 isoform X4 codes for the protein MGDTEAPQAEKEDGDRERAKGRTDVQRQKGGQTERDTERQQKQPRMTGAERRRERGRERETERKREKGGRERGREGARERESTHRARRRRRREEGGRPARDRTGRRGGGELGKAGEERDWPREEGGRGGSAGRRRLPASFVPSLLCVRLPWPGLPLPLPPPPRGWMEFFPLDLGQLRGRGEARPDWAGRWGGAGAGGPLGRGLVRRPRRRRGPGRGSPGPQSRGGGDGRRESGRREGGWRGRREEGERPPCGEGGERMESVRRRWGPACGPGAAEETPSLRRGSRGSHYDERSHLHDTFTQMAHALQELAAAQGSFETAFPDAAEKMKKVITQLKEAQACIPPCGLQEFARRFLCSGCYSRVCDLPLDCPVQDVTVTRGDQAMFSCIVNFQLPKEEITYSWKFAGGGLRTQDLSYFRDMPRAEGYLARIRPAQLTHRGTFSCVIKQDQRPLARLYFFLNVLGALASASATVLAWMFFRWYCSGN
- the SPACA6 gene encoding sperm acrosome membrane-associated protein 6 isoform X5; this encodes MGDTEAPQAEKEDGDRERAKGRTDVQRQKGGQTERDTERQQKQPRMTGAERRRERGRERETERKREKGGRERGREGARERESTHRARRRRRREEGGRPARDRTGRRGGGELGKAGEERDWPREEGGRGGSAGRRRLPASFVPSLLCVRLPWPGLPLPLPPPPRGWMEFFPLDLGQLRGRGEARPDWAGRWGGAGAGGPLGRGLVRRPRRRRGPGRGSPGPQSRGGGDGRRESGRREGGWRGRREEGERPPCGEGGERMESVRRRWGPACGPGAAEETPSLRRGSRGSHYDERSHLHDTFTQMAHALQELAAAQGSFETAFPDAAEKMKKVITQLKEAQACIPPCGLQEFARRFLCSGCYSRVCDLPLDCPVQDVTVTRGDQAMFSCIVNFQLPKEEITYSWKFAGGGLRTQDLSYFRDMPRAEGYLARIRPAQLTHRGTFSCVIKQDQRPLARLYFFLNVLGALASASATVLAW